In Rosa chinensis cultivar Old Blush chromosome 1, RchiOBHm-V2, whole genome shotgun sequence, a genomic segment contains:
- the LOC112173313 gene encoding uncharacterized protein LOC112173313 — protein sequence MGNCLSLSCSTKNIMANPIETTFKLPSPLPSWPSGSGFANGIIHLGGLQVCQISSFNEVWATHEGGPDNLGATFFEPSPLPQGFYMLGCYSQPNNKPLFGWALAAKADDHSSSPWPALQQPVDYTLVWSSESVKMKKDGDGYLWLPTAPERYAAIGYVVTSSPEKPSLDKIRCVRSDLTDQCEADSWIWGPPGGTIDGFNVYSLTPSNRGIQAMGVPVGTFLASNGKANNIACLKNNNTQPHTCMPNQSQIDAILQAYAPFIYFHPDEAYLPSSVGWFFTNGALLYSKEHVENPVPIEPTGSNLPQGSSNDGAYWLDLPVDQGAKERVKKGDLVDAEAYLHIKPMLGSTFTDIAIWVFYPFNGPARAKVEFFNVSLGKIGEHVGDWEHVTLRVSNFTGQLWSVYFSEHSGGIWVDASGLEFQNGNKPVTYASLHGHAFYSKPGLVLQGNGSIGIRNDTAKSKMVMDSGLRPSIIAAEYMGAAIIEPPWLNYSRKWGPKISYQISDEIKKVEKLLPGKLKTVFDKFIKSLPDEVLGEEGPTGPKMKNNWNGDEVV from the exons ATGGGAAATTGCCTTTCCCTCTCATGTTCAACCAAGAACATCATGGCGAATCCGATCGAAACCACATTCAAGCTTCCCTCTCCATTACCCAGTTGGCCATCTG GTAGTGGGTTCGCAAATGGAATCATACATCTGGGAGGATTACAAGTATGCCAGATTTCATCTTTCAACGAAGTATGGGCAACCCATGAGGGAGGACCAGACAACCTTGGGGCAACCTTCTTCGAACCTTCACCCCTACCCCAAGGATTCTATATGCTCGGTTGCTACAGCCAACCCAACAACAAACCCCTTTTCGGATGGGCCCTTGCTGCCAAAGCCGACGATCACTCCTCCTCTCCATGGCCGGCTTTACAGCAACCAGTTGATTACACTCTGGTATGGAGCAGCGAGTccgtgaagatgaagaaagatggTGATGGATACCTCTGGTTACCCACTGCCCCGGAGCGTTATGCAGCCATAGGCTATGTTGTCACTAGCTCTCCTGAGAAGCCGTCCCTTGATAAAATCAGGTGCGTTCGATCTGACCTTACTGACCAATGTGAAGCTGACTCGTGGATCTGGGGACCCCCTGGTGGCACCATTGATGGGTTCAATGTATATAGTCTCACACCCAGCAATAGGGGCATCCAAGCTATGGGTGTCCCCGTTGGCACATTCCTAGCCAGTAATGGTAAAGCAAATAATATAGCTTGTTTGAAAAACAATAACACCCAACCACACACTTGTATGCCAAACCAAAGCCAAATTGATGCAATACTTCAAGCTTACGCTCCGTTCATATACTTCCATCCTGACGAAGCTTACCTCCCTTCTTCGGTGGGTTGGTTTTTCACAAATGGAGCACTTCTGTATAGCAAGGAACATGTAGAAAATCCCGTTCCAATTGAACCCACGGGCTCTAATCTTCCACAAGGCAGCTCAAATGATGGCGCCTATTGGTTGGACCTACCGGTCGATCAAGGCGCCAAAGAACGAGTGAAAAAGGGAGATCTTGTTGACGCCGAGGCCTACTTACACATAAAACCCATGTTAGGCTCAACATTCACTGACATAGCTATTTGGGTCTTCTACCCTTTCAATGGCCCCGCAAGGGCCAAAGTTGAGTTCTTCAATGTTTCGTTGGGGAAGATAGGTGAACATGTTGGTGACTGGGAGCATGTCACATTAAGAGTCAGCAATTTTACTGGCCAACTCTGGAGTGTCTACTTCTCGGAACACAGTGGAGGAATATGGGTGGACGCTTCTGGGCTTGAATTTCAAAATGGCAACAAACCGGTGACATATGCATCTTTGCATGGACATGCCTTCTATTCCAAACCAGGACTTGTTTTGCAAGGGAATGGAAGCATAGGAATCAGGAATGATACTGCAAAGAGTAAAATGGTAATGGACTCTGGACTGAGGCCTTCAATAATTGCAGCTGAGTATATGGGCGCGGCTATCATTGAACCACCATGGCTTAACTACAGCAGGAAATGGGGTCCGAAAATTAGTTATCAGATTTCGGATGAAATAAAAAAGGTGGAGAAGCTCTTGCCTGGAAAGCTCAAGACTGTTTTTGACAAGTTTATCAAAAGTCTACCAGATGAAGTATTGGGAGAAGAAGGGCCTACAGGTCCCAAGATGAAGAATAACTGGAATGGAGATGAAGTTGTTTGA